CCACTTCCTTGCCCGCACCGGCGCGCGGCGGGTCGAGCACCACGACATCCGCCGCCGCCGCGTCCACGTGCTCGACCACCCAGCGCTCCACGCGCTGCGCACGCAGTTCCAGCCACGAAAGATCACGCAGTGCGGCGGCCGCGTCCGCGACGGCGGGCCGGGCGGATTCCACCGCGAGCACCGCACCGGTCCGGCCGACCTGCTCGGCCAGCCGCGCGGCGAAAACACCTGCGCCACTGTAGAGATCCCAGGCACGCCCACCGGGCGACAGGCTCGACCACTCGGCCACCAGGTCCGAATAGCATTGTGCCGCACTCCGATGCGCCTGCCAGAAGCCCGTCGCACCGACCTCCCACCGACGGCCTGCCACATACTCCACCGCCCGCCCGCTTCCCGCGAACACCCACTCGTCGCGGGCCGCGTGGGTGGCGGCCCGCCGCGCAGCCGCGTTTCGCCGCTCGTCGCGCCGCGTGGAATCCGCTGCGGTCCACTCGCTTCCCCGCCGATCGCCGCCGCGACCACCCGAGCCGCGTCGTCCGCCGGTTCGCTGATCACGGCCGTCTCGTTCGGCACCGCGCCGACCGCGGCCGCCGTGCCTGCCTCCGTAACGGTTGTTGCCCCCGAGCGGATGGCGAGCTTCCCCACTGCCGGAATCCGACCGAGGCCCACTCCCGCCGGGCCCGCGCCGATCGCCGCCGCGGCCGCCGCGCTCGGCATCCGGAGCGGGCGCCAGCTCGACGATGTGTCGAATCCCGTCTCCGTCCACCGCGATCACCAGATCCCCGCCCGGCGTCCACAGCCGATCCGCGACGCCGTCCAGCGCCCCCGAAATCGGTTGCGGGCAACGCAGATCCGCAATCACCTCCGTGCTGCGGTACCGGTGCACACCGGCACGCCCCTGCTCGTCGACCGCCAGCCGCACACGCGTGCGCCACCCCCCGGTCGCGTCGCCGGAACCGGTGATCGGCTCGACCAGCACCTCACGGTCGATCCCGGCCAGCCGCCGGAGCTGCTCAGCGACCACGGCGGCCTTCAGCGCGCGCTGCGCTGTCGGCGTGGCGAAGGAGAAATCACAGCACCCCGCGCCACCGGGGCCGGACACCGGGCAGGTAGCCGGAACCCGATCCGTTGACGCCTCGAGCACCTCGACGGTGTCGGCCCGGCAGAATGAGCCGCCCCGATCCTCGGTAACCCGCGCGCGCACCAGCTCCCCGGGCAGACCGTGCCGGACGAACACCACACGTCCCTCGTGCCGTGCGACGCAGAAGCCGCCGTGCCCAGGCGGCCCGAGCCGCACCTCGCAGGTGCTTCCCAGCCAGCCGCTCATCCCGGACCACCCACGAATGTCATGTCCGGTCCTCGTACCCGCGCCGCACCGCGCCCGCGGCATTGACCACGCCCGGCGTCTTCGCCCGGGTGGACGAACTCAGCTGCCAAGGGACGCTGGTCACCATCACGCCGGGCTCGAACAGCAGCCTGCCCTTCAACCGCAGTGCGCTCTGATTGTGCAGCACCTGCTCCCACCAGTGGCCGACCACGTACTCGGGGATGAACACGGTCACGACGTCGCGCGGAGAATCCTTGCGCACACGCTTGACGTAATCGAGGACGGGTTTGGTGATCTCGCGGTAGGGCGACTCGATGACCTTGAGCGGCACCGTGATATCGCTCTGCTCCCACTCACGCACCAGCGCCCTGGTGTCGGCCTCGTCGACGTTCACCGTCACTGCCTCGAGCGTGTCGGGGCGGGTGGCGCGAGCGTAGGCCAGCGCGCGGCGGGTGGGCAGGTGCAGCCGCGACACCAGCACAATGGAGTGGGAGCGGCTGGGTAGCACGCCGTCCCAGTCGTGTTCATCCAGCTCGCGCGCGACCGAATCATAGTGCCTGCGAATCAATTTCATCACGATGAAGATCGCGACCATGGTGCAGATGGCGATGTAGGCGCCCGCGAAGAATTTGGTGATCAGCACGATGACCAGCACCGTGCCGGTCGCGGTGAGACCCACCGCGTTGATCACCCTGGACCGCATCATCCGCGACCGCTGTCCCGGATCGGTCTCGGTGCGCAGCAGCCGTGTCCAGTGCCGCAGCATCCCGGTCTGGCTGAGCACGAACGAGACGAATACGCCGACGATGTACAGCTGGATCAGCTTGGACACCTCGGCGCCGAAGAGCACCACGAACGCGATGGCCGCACCGGCGAGGAAAAGGATACCGTTGCTGAACGCCAGCCGGTCGCCCCTGGTGTGTAGCTGCCGGGGCAGGTAACGGTCCTGCGCCAGGATCGAGCCGAGCACAGGGAAACCGTTGAACGCGGTGTTGGCGGCAAGCACGAGGATGAGCGCGGTCACGATCGTAATGAAGAAGAACCCGATCGGGAAGCCGTCGAACACAGTCTCGGCAAGCTGAGCGATCAGCGTCTTCTGATGATAGTCCGCCGGCGCGCCGATCAAATCAGAAGTGTTGTGCGCGTAGACGATTTCGATCTTCTGAGCCAGGATGATAATGCCCATCAGCAGGACGATCGCGATGGTCCCGAGCATCAGCAGCGTGGTCGCGGCGTTGCGCGACTTGGGCTTGCGGAACGCGGGCACGCCGTTGCTGATCGCCTCCACACCGGTCAGCGCGGCACAGCCGGAAGAGAACGACCGCGCGATGAGAAAGGCGAACGCGAGTCCGTACAGGTGCTCGTCCTCGGCGTCCAACCCGAATCCGGCCGATTCTGCCCGCAACTCCTCGCCGAGCACGAAGATCCGGAACAGCCCCCAGCCGAGCATGACGAACATGCCGATGATGAACGCGTAGGTGGGGACGGCGAAAGCGGAGCCCGATTCGCGCACCCCGCGCAGGTTGATCGCGGTGAGCGTCGCGATCGCCACGACCGCGAACAACACCTTGTGTGTGGCGACGAACGGAATGGCCGAGCCGATGTTGGACGCGGCCGAGGAGATCGACACCGCGACGGTGAGCACGTAGTCCACGAGCAGCGCGCTGCCGACGGTCAAGCCCGCGTTGGGACCGAGGTTCGTCGTGGCGACCTCGTAATCGCCGCCGCCGGACGGGTAGGCATGCACATTCTGCCGGTAGCTGGCAACCACCACGGCCATGACGAAGGCGACCGCGAGGCCGACCCAGGGGGCATACAGGTAGGCGGAGATGCCCGCGGCCGACAGCACGAGGAAGATCTCTTCGGGTGCGTACGCGACCGAGGACATGGCATCGGAGGCGAACACCGGGAGCGCGATTCGCTTCGGCAGCAGGGTGTGGCCCAGCGAGTCGCTGCGGAAAGGCCTACCCAGCAGCACTCGTTTCGCT
The DNA window shown above is from Nocardia sp. NBC_01730 and carries:
- a CDS encoding class I SAM-dependent RNA methyltransferase encodes the protein MSGWLGSTCEVRLGPPGHGGFCVARHEGRVVFVRHGLPGELVRARVTEDRGGSFCRADTVEVLEASTDRVPATCPVSGPGGAGCCDFSFATPTAQRALKAAVVAEQLRRLAGIDREVLVEPITGSGDATGGWRTRVRLAVDEQGRAGVHRYRSTEVIADLRCPQPISGALDGVADRLWTPGGDLVIAVDGDGIRHIVELAPAPDAERGGRGGDRRGPGGSGPRSDSGSGEARHPLGGNNRYGGRHGGRGRRGAERDGRDQRTGGRRGSGGRGGDRRGSEWTAADSTRRDERRNAAARRAATHAARDEWVFAGSGRAVEYVAGRRWEVGATGFWQAHRSAAQCYSDLVAEWSSLSPGGRAWDLYSGAGVFAARLAEQVGRTGAVLAVESARPAVADAAAALRDLSWLELRAQRVERWVVEHVDAAAADVVVLDPPRAGAGKEVVGAVTASGPTRIIHVGCDPAAFARDLGLYRAAGYQLADLRAFDAFPATHHVECLALLER
- a CDS encoding APC family permease, with the translated sequence MSKLTTAAKRVLLGRPFRSDSLGHTLLPKRIALPVFASDAMSSVAYAPEEIFLVLSAAGISAYLYAPWVGLAVAFVMAVVVASYRQNVHAYPSGGGDYEVATTNLGPNAGLTVGSALLVDYVLTVAVSISSAASNIGSAIPFVATHKVLFAVVAIATLTAINLRGVRESGSAFAVPTYAFIIGMFVMLGWGLFRIFVLGEELRAESAGFGLDAEDEHLYGLAFAFLIARSFSSGCAALTGVEAISNGVPAFRKPKSRNAATTLLMLGTIAIVLLMGIIILAQKIEIVYAHNTSDLIGAPADYHQKTLIAQLAETVFDGFPIGFFFITIVTALILVLAANTAFNGFPVLGSILAQDRYLPRQLHTRGDRLAFSNGILFLAGAAIAFVVLFGAEVSKLIQLYIVGVFVSFVLSQTGMLRHWTRLLRTETDPGQRSRMMRSRVINAVGLTATGTVLVIVLITKFFAGAYIAICTMVAIFIVMKLIRRHYDSVARELDEHDWDGVLPSRSHSIVLVSRLHLPTRRALAYARATRPDTLEAVTVNVDEADTRALVREWEQSDITVPLKVIESPYREITKPVLDYVKRVRKDSPRDVVTVFIPEYVVGHWWEQVLHNQSALRLKGRLLFEPGVMVTSVPWQLSSSTRAKTPGVVNAAGAVRRGYEDRT